Proteins encoded together in one Telopea speciosissima isolate NSW1024214 ecotype Mountain lineage chromosome 6, Tspe_v1, whole genome shotgun sequence window:
- the LOC122664114 gene encoding serine/arginine repetitive matrix protein 1-like isoform X1: MNTSDSASKSASQTGTSSSQSLLGAGATTLPFAGAGLPTLSFPGTTVPTYNYAIALQQYHFQQSLANQQLVAQQQAVAHAVSIKAATEQAAARAAEISRLLKGETNELPKAKSEDLGPKKQNSNSKSLSRTSSPRSSKSKSVSPVRPSSTRMEREEYSPRERSSYRSHRHSNYYHRNDRDYSRSSYRRDADRSGGRRSYSYYRSGGRSRRSSPSRPWSMRYRHDDFFPPRYRRDDSASPRRRRIRSPSQKSRRVMSPRVRNRHSMSRSPINGSVSPSPRRDRITSPKRPGGRSSSSSDTSSSPYSPRRVAKGNRVDHDASSSPSPQRTRITSPERPGRRILSSSETTSSRGSPSHVAAKGNRVDRDVSSSENNNVSDPDFKARQKEARPSAAQRTESSNSSLRSRSSLSEYSGKRSTQNASFKKVASDKVAYAGGDDSHSASSDGKLVQQSSGASHDESDSAASARPTSTGSRHYQATNLNRHPLSPESSLSNHGGKVRYSEKDKENTGGKKYLVQEVQPSLFPRSKTSKLIRKEHELPPKDFEGSVHSVGKELDGRTKVKSNHGTLSEDVMGVDVNDSDHQKRGGSSPENKRFEDLNIPSECAIYPLPEPHESTGGKLSIHKNLEDLNQEQDHLKSPPTLPDGSAKVDNDQVSVSSDAHQYPKRRSNQRSRSTERRKKHSKRHRRHHREDSDEDDHIKESRKASKLHHRKSQRGEESEDDDGDDDIKDSRKESKIHHRRHTREEFEEDDDDEMKESKKEPKLHHRRHKRKESEEEDDDDEMKDTRKDPKLHHRRLKREESEEEDDADDMNERRKDSKTRRHGKKRHRKHHKSRKERTRKKRKRRDMSSSSSDDSLSSSSSSSSDDDDDENRRDFRDVPRKRTTSSRKKRRYSPSASTSSG; this comes from the exons ATGAATACGAGTGATTCGGCATCGAAATCTGCTTCTCAAACGGGGACTTCGTCGAGTCAATCTTTGCTGGGAGCAGGGGCGACGACTCTCCCTTTCGCTGGAGCTGGATTACCAACTCTTTCTTTCCCAGGAACGACGGTGCCCACTTACAATTATGCTATAGCTTTGCAGCAGTACCATTTTCAGCAATCACTTGCAAATCAACAACTGGTAGCGCAGCAACAGGCGGTTGCACACGCTGTAAGCATTAAAGCTGCCACTGAACAGGCAGCTGCTCGTGCTGCTGAGATTAGTAGGCTTTTGAAAGGTGAAACTAATGAGCTACCAAAAGCCAAATCCGAGGACTTGGGTCCCAAAAA gcaaaattcaaattcaaaatcccTTTCTCGGACTTCATCCCCTAGgtcttcaaaatcaaaatctgtCTCTCCAGTCAGGCCCTCGAGTACCCGTATGGAACGTGAAGAATATTCACCAAGAGAACGCAGCAGCTACCGAAGTCATAGACATTCTAATTACTATCATCGTAATGACAGGGACTATTCTAGATCAAGTTACAGAAGAGATGCTGATCGTTCAGGTGGTAGAAGAAGTTACTCATATTACCGGAGTGGAGGCAGGAGTCGAAGGAGCTCACCATCTAGGCCGTGGTCCATGAGGTACCGCCATGATGACTTTTTTCCTCCTAGGTACCGGCGTGATGACTCTGCTTCTCCTAGGCGCCGCCGTATTAGATCCCCGTCACAGAAGTCTAGACGCGTGATGTCTCCAAGGGTTCGGAACCGGCATAGTATGTCTAGAAGTCCTATTAATGGGAGCGTCAGTCCCAGTCCTCGACGTGACAGGATTACAAGCCCAAAAAGACCAGGTGGAAGGAGCTCGTCATCCTCAGATACAAGTTCCAGTCCCTATAGTCCTCGTCGTGTGGCAAAGGGCAATAGAGTTGACCATGATGCCAGCAGCAGTCCAAGTCCTCAGCGTACCAGGATTACAAGTCCAGAAAGACCAGGTAGAAGGATCTTGTCATCCTCAGAAACCACTTCCAGTCGCGGTAGTCCTAGTCATGTTGCAGCCAAGGGCAATAGGGTTGACCGTGATGTCAGTAGCAGTGAAAACAATAATGTGTCTGATCCAGATTTTAAGGCACGACAGAAGGAAGCTAGACCATCTGCTGCACAGAGGACTGAAAGTTCTAATTCTTCTTTGAGATCAAGATCTAGTTTGAGTGAATATTCTGGTAAAAGAAGTACTCAGAATGCCAGTTTTAAGAAAGTGGCCTCAGATAAGGTTGCATATGCTGGTGGAGATGATTCTCATTCTGCCAGTTCTGATGGAAAATTAGTTCAACAATCCTCAGGTGCAAGTCATGATGAAAGTGATTCAGCTGCATCTGCTCGTCCAACGTCTACTGGGAGTAGACATTATCAGGCCACAAATCTGAATAGGCATCCTCTTTCACCCGAATCTTCTCTTTCCAATCATGGAGGCAAGGTGAGGTACTCTGAAAAGGACAAAGAAAATACCGGTGGTAAAAAATATTTAGTCCAAGAAGTGCAGCCATCCCTTTTCCCTAGAAGTAAGACCTCGAAGTTGATCAGGAAGGAACATGAGCTGCCTCCTAAAGATTTTGAAGGTTCAGTTCATTCTGTGGGCAAAGAGCTAGATGGCAGGACAAAGGTGAAAAGTAATCATGGGACTTTGTCAGAAGACGTAATGGGAGTGGATGTAAATGACAGCGATCATCAGAAAAGAGGGGGTTCCAGTCCTGAGAATAAGAGATTTGAAGACCTAAACATTCCCAGTGAATGTGCTATCTATCCTTTACCAGAACCTCATGAAAGTACAGGTGGAAAGTTATCCATTCATAAGAACCTTGAGGATCTTAATCAAGAACAAGATCACCTTAAATCTCCTCCAACTCTGCCTGATGGAAGTGCAAAGGTAGACAATGATCAGGTCTCAGTGAGTTCAGATGCTCATCAATATCCAAAAAGAAGGTCCAACCAAAGGTCAAGGTCCacagagaggaggaagaaacatAGCAAAAGACACCGTAGGCATCATAGAGAGGATTCTGATGAAGATGATCACATAAAAGAAAGCCGAAAGGCATCAAAATTACACCACAGGAAGAGTCAGAGGGGGGAAGAGTCcgaagatgatgatggtgatgatgacatCAAAGATAGCAGGAAAGAGTCAAAAATACACCACAGAAGGCACACGAGGGAAGagtttgaagaagatgatgatgatgagatgaaagaaagcaaaaaagagCCAAAACTTCACCATAGAAGGCATAAGAGGAAAGAatcggaagaagaagatgatgatgatgagatgaaAGATACCAGAAAAGATCCAAAATTACACCATAGAAGGCTTAAGAGGGAAGagtctgaagaagaagatgatgctGATGACATGAATGAAAGAAGGAAAGATTCAAAAACTAGAAGGCATGGGAAGAAGCGTCACAGGAAGCATCATAAGAGCCGTAAAGAAAggacaaggaagaagaggaaacgtCGAGACATGTCTTCTAGTTCATCCGacgattctctctcttcttcttcttcttcttcttctgatgatgatgatgatgagaataGGAGAGATTTCCGTGATGTTCCTAGAAAGAGAACAACCAGTTctaggaaaaagagaagatacTCTCCATCTGCATCAACTAGCTCAGGCTAG
- the LOC122664114 gene encoding protein starmaker-like isoform X2, giving the protein MNTSDSASKSASQTGTSSSQSLLGAGATTLPFAGAGLPTLSFPGTTVPTYNYAIALQQYHFQQSLANQQLVAQQQAVAHAVSIKAATEQAAARAAEISRLLKGETNELPKAKSEDLGPKKQNSNSKSLSRTSSPRSSKSKSVSPVRPSSTRMEREEYSPRERSSYRSHRHSNYYHRNDRDYSRSSYRRDADRSGGRRSYSYYRSGGRSRRSSPSRPWSMRYRHDDFFPPRYRRDDSASPRRRRIRSPSQKSRRVMSPRVRNRHSMSRSPINGSVSPSPRRDRITSPKRPGGRSSSSSDTSSSPYSPRRVAKGNRVDHDASSSPSPQRTRITSPERPGRRILSSSETTSSRGSPSHVAAKGNRVDRDVSSSENNNVSDPDFKARQKEARPSAAQRTESSNSSLRSRSSLSEYSGKRSTQNASFKKVASDKVAYAGGDDSHSASSDGKLVQQSSGASHDESDSAASARPTSTGSRHYQATNLNRHPLSPESSLSNHGGKVRYSEKDKENTGGKKYLVQEVQPSLFPRSKTSKLIRKEHELPPKDFEGSVHSVGKELDGRTKVKSNHGTLSEDVMGVDVNDSDHQKRGGSSPENKRFEDLNIPSECAIYPLPEPHESTGGKLSIHKNLEDLNQEQDHLKSPPTLPDGSAKVDNDQVSVSSDAHQYPKRRSNQRSRSTERRKKHSKRHRRHHREDSDEDDHIKESRKASKLHHRKSQRGEESEDDDEDDDDEMKESKKEPKLHHRRHKRKESEEEDDDDEMKDTRKDPKLHHRRLKREESEEEDDADDMNERRKDSKTRRHGKKRHRKHHKSRKERTRKKRKRRDMSSSSSDDSLSSSSSSSSDDDDDENRRDFRDVPRKRTTSSRKKRRYSPSASTSSG; this is encoded by the exons ATGAATACGAGTGATTCGGCATCGAAATCTGCTTCTCAAACGGGGACTTCGTCGAGTCAATCTTTGCTGGGAGCAGGGGCGACGACTCTCCCTTTCGCTGGAGCTGGATTACCAACTCTTTCTTTCCCAGGAACGACGGTGCCCACTTACAATTATGCTATAGCTTTGCAGCAGTACCATTTTCAGCAATCACTTGCAAATCAACAACTGGTAGCGCAGCAACAGGCGGTTGCACACGCTGTAAGCATTAAAGCTGCCACTGAACAGGCAGCTGCTCGTGCTGCTGAGATTAGTAGGCTTTTGAAAGGTGAAACTAATGAGCTACCAAAAGCCAAATCCGAGGACTTGGGTCCCAAAAA gcaaaattcaaattcaaaatcccTTTCTCGGACTTCATCCCCTAGgtcttcaaaatcaaaatctgtCTCTCCAGTCAGGCCCTCGAGTACCCGTATGGAACGTGAAGAATATTCACCAAGAGAACGCAGCAGCTACCGAAGTCATAGACATTCTAATTACTATCATCGTAATGACAGGGACTATTCTAGATCAAGTTACAGAAGAGATGCTGATCGTTCAGGTGGTAGAAGAAGTTACTCATATTACCGGAGTGGAGGCAGGAGTCGAAGGAGCTCACCATCTAGGCCGTGGTCCATGAGGTACCGCCATGATGACTTTTTTCCTCCTAGGTACCGGCGTGATGACTCTGCTTCTCCTAGGCGCCGCCGTATTAGATCCCCGTCACAGAAGTCTAGACGCGTGATGTCTCCAAGGGTTCGGAACCGGCATAGTATGTCTAGAAGTCCTATTAATGGGAGCGTCAGTCCCAGTCCTCGACGTGACAGGATTACAAGCCCAAAAAGACCAGGTGGAAGGAGCTCGTCATCCTCAGATACAAGTTCCAGTCCCTATAGTCCTCGTCGTGTGGCAAAGGGCAATAGAGTTGACCATGATGCCAGCAGCAGTCCAAGTCCTCAGCGTACCAGGATTACAAGTCCAGAAAGACCAGGTAGAAGGATCTTGTCATCCTCAGAAACCACTTCCAGTCGCGGTAGTCCTAGTCATGTTGCAGCCAAGGGCAATAGGGTTGACCGTGATGTCAGTAGCAGTGAAAACAATAATGTGTCTGATCCAGATTTTAAGGCACGACAGAAGGAAGCTAGACCATCTGCTGCACAGAGGACTGAAAGTTCTAATTCTTCTTTGAGATCAAGATCTAGTTTGAGTGAATATTCTGGTAAAAGAAGTACTCAGAATGCCAGTTTTAAGAAAGTGGCCTCAGATAAGGTTGCATATGCTGGTGGAGATGATTCTCATTCTGCCAGTTCTGATGGAAAATTAGTTCAACAATCCTCAGGTGCAAGTCATGATGAAAGTGATTCAGCTGCATCTGCTCGTCCAACGTCTACTGGGAGTAGACATTATCAGGCCACAAATCTGAATAGGCATCCTCTTTCACCCGAATCTTCTCTTTCCAATCATGGAGGCAAGGTGAGGTACTCTGAAAAGGACAAAGAAAATACCGGTGGTAAAAAATATTTAGTCCAAGAAGTGCAGCCATCCCTTTTCCCTAGAAGTAAGACCTCGAAGTTGATCAGGAAGGAACATGAGCTGCCTCCTAAAGATTTTGAAGGTTCAGTTCATTCTGTGGGCAAAGAGCTAGATGGCAGGACAAAGGTGAAAAGTAATCATGGGACTTTGTCAGAAGACGTAATGGGAGTGGATGTAAATGACAGCGATCATCAGAAAAGAGGGGGTTCCAGTCCTGAGAATAAGAGATTTGAAGACCTAAACATTCCCAGTGAATGTGCTATCTATCCTTTACCAGAACCTCATGAAAGTACAGGTGGAAAGTTATCCATTCATAAGAACCTTGAGGATCTTAATCAAGAACAAGATCACCTTAAATCTCCTCCAACTCTGCCTGATGGAAGTGCAAAGGTAGACAATGATCAGGTCTCAGTGAGTTCAGATGCTCATCAATATCCAAAAAGAAGGTCCAACCAAAGGTCAAGGTCCacagagaggaggaagaaacatAGCAAAAGACACCGTAGGCATCATAGAGAGGATTCTGATGAAGATGATCACATAAAAGAAAGCCGAAAGGCATCAAAATTACACCACAGGAAGAGTCAGAGGGGGGAAGAGTCcgaagatgatgatg aagatgatgatgatgagatgaaagaaagcaaaaaagagCCAAAACTTCACCATAGAAGGCATAAGAGGAAAGAatcggaagaagaagatgatgatgatgagatgaaAGATACCAGAAAAGATCCAAAATTACACCATAGAAGGCTTAAGAGGGAAGagtctgaagaagaagatgatgctGATGACATGAATGAAAGAAGGAAAGATTCAAAAACTAGAAGGCATGGGAAGAAGCGTCACAGGAAGCATCATAAGAGCCGTAAAGAAAggacaaggaagaagaggaaacgtCGAGACATGTCTTCTAGTTCATCCGacgattctctctcttcttcttcttcttcttcttctgatgatgatgatgatgagaataGGAGAGATTTCCGTGATGTTCCTAGAAAGAGAACAACCAGTTctaggaaaaagagaagatacTCTCCATCTGCATCAACTAGCTCAGGCTAG
- the LOC122664115 gene encoding bax inhibitor 1-like: METFSSFFQSQSTSRSGWSYESLKNFRQISPVVQNHLKQVYLALGCALVASAVGVYLHLLWNIGGFLTTLACLGSILWLLSTPPYEERKRVTLLMAAALFEGASVGPLIDLAIEIDPSILISCFVGTAIAFGCFSAAAMLAKRREYLYLGGLLSSGLSILFWLHFASSIFGGSTALFQFELYFGLLLFVGYIVVDTQEIIERAHLGELDYVKHSLTLFTDFAAVFVRILIIMIKNAAEKDEKKRKRRS; the protein is encoded by the exons ATGGAAACCTTCTCATCCTTTTTCCAGTCTCAATCCACCTCTCGCAGTGGTTGGAGCTACGAATCTTTGAAGAATTTCAGGCAGATCTCTCCAGTCGTTCAGAATCATCTCAAACAG GTTTATCTTGCACTGGGATGTGCTCTTGTAGCTTCGGCTGTAGGAGTTTATCTGCATCTTTTATGGAACATTGGTGGCTTCCTAACTACTTTGGCATGCTTAGGAAGCATTTTATGGCTACTTTCTACACCACCATATGAAGAG AGGAAGAGAGTAACTCTCTTAATGGCAGCGGCCCTTTTTGAAGGAGCTTCCGTGGGTCCTCTGATTGACTTGGCTATAGAAATTGATCCAAG CATCCTGATTAGCTGTTTTGTGGGGACTGCGATTGCCTTTGGGTGTTTCTCTGCGGCGGCGATGTTGGCAAAGCGTAGAGAGTATCTTTACTTGGGAGGCTTGTTGTCCTCCGGCCTCTCTATCCTCTTTTGGTTGCACTTTGCATCCTCTATCTTTGGGGGCTCCACAGCACTCTTTCAGTTTGAG TTATATTTCGGGTTGTTGCTCTTTGTTGGGTACATTGTGGTGGACACACAAGAAATAATTGAGAGGGCACACCTTGGGGAACTTGACTATGTGAAGCACTCCTTGACGCTTTTCACTGATTTTGCTGCGGTCTTCGTCCGAATTCTCATAATCATG ATAAAGAATGCAGCTGAAAAGGacgagaagaagaggaagcgaAGGAGTTGA
- the LOC122664844 gene encoding uncharacterized protein LOC122664844, with protein sequence MQIPCLDACKNFTSSQSFLGFRNRDLSSFSSSLVVFSDRKPSRGFSCSFNGGKGKPRGGVKPRKDGGGHRMKVKEKDNVWSVDNKLAKDAEMAEKDKLSRRRRKGRRVKNFGKRNTSSRVMVSEAMLMEVETVLQTQEPVIKPAWNTFASSVSGIWKGVGAVFSPITAAMEPIEVGNQNEYLYDCYTLSRIESVPSSSGGRHSQIRRKINWVTLNPHGEIQQQAGGSSRRTEAGRVRDGSSSMKEAVDMSGFNHDLSAFESFDFGTSDMMEEDFMGMEPGLVFFEDGSYSRGPVHVPVGEVDDSTYFLSPTFKFEQCLVKGCHKRLRIVHTVEFSNGGSDIQILRVAVYEEQWITPAALDYQSDDPELELKPFSQRKRTQPSDLTGPWKVFEVSATPIFGDDTVIEEGNGVPYVYLCTETVKKRSLPENPVYFGEEEMLDMQDVTVLWLPGGVTGYVDIKKDGILCIGVGWYSEEGLNLVMERDYGMDGMLKDVRWKSEVKRRWSDPLPV encoded by the exons ATGCAGATTCCATGTCTGGACGCGTGTAAGAACTTCACGAGCTCTCaatcatttctagggtttcgtAATCGCGACCTTTCATCCTTCTCGAGCTCTCTTGTGGTCTTCTCCGATCGAAAGCCTTCTCGTGGCTTCTCCTGCAGCTTTAATGGAGGAAAAGGAAAGCCCAGAGGAGGGGTGAAGCCGAGGAAGGACGGTGGTGGCCATAGGATGAAGGTTAAGGAGAAAGATAATGTGTGGAGTGTCGACAACAAGCTTGCCAAGGATGCAGAAATGGCAGAGAAGGATAAATTAAGTCGGAGGAGGAGGAAAGGGAGGAGAGTTAAGAATTTTGGGAAGAGGAATACGAGTTCTAGGGTTATGGTTTCTGAAGCTATGTTAATGGAGGTCGAAACCGTTTTGCAGACGCAG GAACCTGTTATAAAACCGGCTTGGAATACTTTTGCAAGTAGCGTCAGTGGGATATGGAAGGGAGTTGGAGCAGTATTTTCGCCCATTACTGCTGCGATGGAGCCAATTGAAGTTGGAAACCAAAATGAATACCTCTATGACTGCTACACTCTTTCCCGCATTGAATCGGTGCCCTCCTCTTCAGGAGGGCGTCATTCTCAAATCcgaagaaaaataaattgggTGACTTTGAATCCTCATGGTGAAATACAGCAACAGGCTGGAGGCAGCAGCAGAAGGACAGAAGCAGGTAGAGTTAGAGATGGCTCTTCTTCCATGAAGGAAGCTGTGGACATGAGTGGGTTTAATCATGATTTGTCTGCATTTGAATCATTTGACTTTGGGACGAGTGATATGATGGAAGAAGATTTCATGGGTATGGAGCCTGGTCTTGTTTTCTTCGAG GACGGATCATATTCTAGAGGCCCAGTCCATGTACCAGTTGGAGAAGTAGATGATTCCACATACTTCCTTTCACCAACATTCAAGTTTGAACAG TGTCTGGTTAAAGGATGCCACAAAAGACTGCGTATTGTGCACACCGTAGAATTCAGTAATGGAGGTTCAGATATTCAGATTCTGAGGGTCGCTGTATATGAAGAACAATGGATCACCCCTGCTGCTCTTGACTACCAAAG TGATGATCCGGAGTTAGAGCTGAAACCATTTTCTCAGCGGAAAAGAACCCAACCATCAGATTTGACTGGGCCTTGGAAGGTGTTTGAAGTTAGTGCAACCCCTATCTTTGGGGATGACACTGTGATTGAGGAAGGCAATGGTGTCCCATACGTGTATCTCTGTACAGAAACAGTGAAAAAGAGGAGCCTGCCCGAGAATCCTGTCTACTTTGGGGAGGAAGAGATGCTAGACATGCAGGATGTGACTGTACTCTGGTTGCCAGGTGGTGTTACTGGTTATGTTGACATTAAAAAGGATGGAATTCTCTGCATTGGAGTTGGGTGGTACTCAGAGGAAGGACTCAATCTTGTTATGGAGAGGGATTATGGGATGGATGGGATGCTCAAAGACGTCCGATGGAAATCTGAGGTGAAGAGAAGATGGTCAGACCCATTACCTGTGTAA